A DNA window from Micromonospora sp. NBC_01739 contains the following coding sequences:
- the cas5e gene encoding type I-E CRISPR-associated protein Cas5/CasD yields MTGLLLRLAGPMQSWGDHSTFSVRDTAKVPTRSAMIGIIAAAQGFPRGKSLDDFAALRFTVRVDRPGTIMYDFHTVGGGLPTDRTVPTAEGKRRQAGAGTIVSRRFYLADAVFVVAVTGPEALIDEVHAGLSRPVWAPYLGRRSCPVEHPFLLCGPISDAAHHLDHLPLNRRRPVSNEDTVTVDFVTEEPSDDGAASRLTLNDVPVDLHPHRRRYRTRQVHITTRTLPADLCAGIGVGYLTALDEHLQGVRT; encoded by the coding sequence GTGACCGGTCTGCTGCTGCGGCTGGCCGGGCCGATGCAGTCGTGGGGAGACCACAGCACCTTCAGCGTCCGGGACACCGCCAAGGTCCCCACCCGGTCGGCGATGATCGGCATCATCGCCGCCGCGCAAGGCTTTCCCCGCGGCAAGTCGCTGGACGACTTCGCCGCGCTGCGCTTCACCGTCCGTGTCGACCGGCCCGGCACGATCATGTACGACTTCCACACCGTCGGTGGCGGTCTGCCCACCGATCGGACGGTGCCGACCGCGGAGGGCAAACGCAGGCAGGCCGGTGCCGGCACGATCGTCTCGCGCCGGTTCTACCTGGCAGATGCGGTGTTCGTCGTCGCGGTCACCGGGCCGGAGGCTCTTATTGATGAAGTGCACGCGGGATTGAGCAGACCCGTGTGGGCGCCATACCTCGGCCGCCGGTCCTGCCCGGTGGAGCATCCGTTCCTGCTCTGCGGGCCGATCAGCGACGCGGCCCATCACCTTGATCACCTGCCGCTCAATCGGCGCCGCCCTGTCAGCAACGAGGACACCGTCACGGTCGACTTCGTGACCGAGGAGCCCAGCGACGACGGCGCCGCGAGCAGACTGACCCTCAACGACGTACCCGTGGACCTGCACCCGCACCGGCGGCGTTACCGCACCCGGCAGGTGCACATCACCACCCGTACCCTCCCGGCCGACCTGTGTGCGGGCATCGGAGTCGGCTACCTGACCGCCCTCGACGAGCACCTACAGGGAGTCCGAACGTGA